A window of Phacochoerus africanus isolate WHEZ1 chromosome 11, ROS_Pafr_v1, whole genome shotgun sequence genomic DNA:
ttctttgCATGCTTAAGAAGAATATATATCCTGCCTGCCTCTGTTGAGTAGAATGTTCTTCATATGTCATTTACGCTCATTTAGTCTGAAGAGTAGTTCAAGTACAGCGTTTCCTGGGAATTATCAATTAGCAGCATTCCAGAAGATTATATGGAACTGTGGAAGTACTTATTTGCCTATAGTCACTAGTTCCTGTTATTATCGGCAGTCCAGATTAGAGCAACTAAGAGGACTCCTGTAAGGGCCGTATCAAGCTTGGTTGTGTTATGTGCACCTGACCCCACTGTGCCAGTGATGACAATATTGTGTCTCGGAAAAACCACCATTCTCTATGCTCTGCTGCTGTCAAGAAGGCAGAGAACCATGAACCACAATCATTGTTTTCCAGCAGGGTTCCCTGATATATGCTGTTAATCGGAGGATGCTAGAGGGAGGCAACTGCAAGGACAAACATCTCCACCGTTGCCTTGCTCCTCCTGTCAGGGCCAAGACAGCAGCAGTTCTTTGCTGACTGGTATGGAATCCAGTTTCCAGTTTCAATGTTTTGACATTCCCAGCACAAATCTCATCATACTCCCtagagagaaacagaaccagacaCAGTGGACCCCTTTTAGGGAATCTGAGTTCCAGTTCTATGAGCAGTCCTGCTATGGAGTGACATCCTACAGTTCTTATCTCCATGCTGTGTTTGTGTTCCCTTTGTGTCATTTCAGTCCTCTAATACCTGTGTATCCAGTTCCTTGGATTAAATACTCCCAGGCCTAAACACTGGCATAATCTGTGTTTTCCTATCTAGAGCGTGGCTAACAAACCCACATCAAATGTCCTTGAGGAGAGGGTCCAGATATAGCAACACAAATCCAAAATTAAATTCTGTCCGTATTAGGTACATGTTAAACTTGGGAATTCAAGAAAAATTACTGTAGTTCCAGATGATATTTGCTAAAACCAAGAACAGATTTATTAAGCATCAAGAATAACAGTACTTCTGAAGAAACTATACAGATTGGGGTTAAATTAAGCAGAgttattttctcagaaaaattgTGCTAGAAATCTTTCATAAAGAGGTAGGGGAAAGGAATAATATTTGACAAACAGTTTAGATTACTGTCAAAGCAGTAAAATGTGTATTGATGATGACACCAGCTATTATGCTAAAAGTCAGGGATGTAagagacagaaaagtaaaaatatttggaataattcCATAATTATGGACAATGTCAGTTATATGTGCCAGATTTATGTGATAAAATTCAGTAATTTACAATTGTTAATACACACTTTATTCCCATCTTTGTCTCAAAAGAAACGAAACCCAAAATAATTCCACATTTGAAACTGAAGCTGGGTCATAGGTTATCTTGGTCATTATAAATTTTTCATCTTGATGAGGAAATATTAATATCATTGTGGTTATCTGAGGAAAATAGTAAAAGAGAATTCCCAGCCTAAATTTATCTCTTTTAGCCCAGAATCGTCTCCCTTAAAGTTTAGTGGCTTTCTGGGATGCTTTCATTCCAAGCATGGGTCTCAATATGTTGCCTTCTAGATGGCATTTTACTCATCTATACAATGCgagaattaggaaaaataaaactgaaaaccatTTAATTCTTTGCTGCTCCAGGATGGAGAATTTTTATCACAGCTCTGCGTATCTGTTTGGTCTTCACACTGTAGATGATGGGGTTCATGACAGGAGGGATCAGCAGGTAGGTGTTAGCAATCAGAGTATGTGCATAGGCTGGGGCTCGTTTCCCAAATCTGTGAACAAAGGACAGGCTGATCAATGGAATATAGAAAATAGCAACAGCCCCAATGTGGGAGATACAAGTGCCGAaggctttcttcctctcttccggGGATGCGATGCTGAGGATAGTCTTAATGATCAGAATATAAGAAAAGGGCATGAGGACTGAGTCCACACCAACGGTAGAGATCAGGGCAGTCAGCCCAGCTGCATTGTTGACTGTGGTGTCTGTGCACGAGAGCTTCATCACGTCAGGGTGGAGGCAGTAGGAGTGGTGGAGCACAAGGCTGCACCACCATAGGAGTCAGTACTAGCATCCCCCTGGTGATGATGGCCCCTCCAATCTGTGCCATTTTAAGATCAGTTAAGATAAAGGCATATCTAAGAGGATTAGAGATGGCCACAAATCGATCGAAGGCCATAGCCAACAACACCAAAGATTCCATGGCAGTGCAAAGTTGAATGAAGAACATCTGTGACAAGCAGGCATTAAAGGCGATCTCCCTGGCATTGAACCAGAATATGCCCATCGTGGTGACCAGGGTGGAAACGGACAAGACGGGGTCAGTGGTGGACAGCATGGAGAGGAAATAGTACACGGGTGTGTGAAGGCCTGACTGGGTGACAATGACAAAGAGAATCAGACTGTTTCCTGAGAGAGCAGTCACATAGAGAAAGCAGAAGGCAGTGGAGATCCGGGTGTGGAAGGCTTCCAGCCCAGGAACACCAGTCAGCAGGAAAGTGATGGAAGAGGATGTGGTATGTTTAAAACTGACACATTGAACTCAAACTGAAGAATCTTAATCTCAGTATTCTACAATGATCAATTATATGCAATTTTTATGTATTCAACGTGAAATTATTTTACCAAGTAACTATTTATAAGGGAACGACATCTATATTATATTAAGCATTCATGAagattcacacacaaaaaagaaaactacacatCTAATAAAGGagcaaaaaacaataaatgaacaAGTGTGGGAGGACATAGCCATTGTTTACAAACAAATGTCATAACAACCAGTCTTATTTAAATTCATGTCTGTTGAGTGAGATTTTATCCATCACTTCCTGACTTCATGTGGTAGACagccattaaatatttgttgaagtcTGTCTATAGAGTTgagtgaaattttaaatgaatagcaAACAGTATATGCAATGATTCTGACATAGTAAATAAAGTAAGTTAGCTTCTGGTGGCCCAAAAAAAGGAATCCACGTTTTATCTCCTGGATACTTTCTTTCAAGCAGGTTGAATATCTTCAATCTTAATAAGTAACTAACATTTGTTCAGCCCCTACTAGTGGTTGTTATGTTATCTTATATAAACATACAGTCTATTTGCAATATCATAACTTGAACTGTATCTAATTAAATTTAATACCACAAAATGAGTAAAAGCAATCAAGACAGTTACAAACAGAACAATTTGTGTATGGAAGATCTCAAAAGTAAAtattatggatatttttaaatgttcattttttggCATATCAAATCAATGTTTGAGGATTGCATATTCTAAACTTTAATATGTTCAAACATGGACAAATGTGTTTATTGGCTGAGTTATCCACATGACAAGTTACTGTGTGTGCCTGAATTACTCCATCTCTATGTAATACTGATATGCTTAACCCAAAGGATGAGTGTaaagattaaattagttaatgCATGTGAAAAGTTCTGAAGGGTACTTATCTATGATACAAAATtcaccaaaatgaaacaaactaacttatttacaaaacagaaacagactcacagttacATAGAAAAcagtcttatggttaccaaagggtaagtggggagggataaataggagtttgggattaccaCATATACGCTAttgcatataaaacagataaccaacaaggaccagtatagcacagggaactatgttcaacatcttgtaataacctataacataaaagaatctgaaaaagaatatatataatatacatataacacTTTCCTGTATAtctgaaattagcacaacattgtaaatcaaccatacttcaataatttttaaaagttcactacATATTGGATATTACAacttaaagttaaaatattatataatcgTTTAgctcccttttttaatttttgttaaattttatattgatttttttcattatatctggtttatagtgttctgtcaattttctgctgcacagcaaggggacccagtcacacatacatgtatacgttctattttctcacattatcatgttccatcataagtgactagatatagttcccagtgctatgcagcaggatctcattgctaatccgttccaaaggcaatagtttgcatctattaatcccaaattcctaatccatcccactccctccccctcccccttggcaatcacaaatctgttctccatgtccatgattttcttgtctgtgaaaaggttcatttgtgccatatattagatttcagatataagtgatatcatatggtatttgtctttctctttctgacttacttcactcagcaggagagtttctagttccatccatgttgctgcaaatggccctattttgttcttttttatggccgagtagtagtccattgtgcatatataccacctcttcctaatccaatcatctgtccatggacatttaggttgtttccatatcttggccattgtgaatagtgctgcaatgaacatgcagatgcatgtgtctttttcaagaaaagttttgtccagatatatgctcaggactgggattgctgggtcatatggtagttctatgtatagttttctaaggtacttccacactgttttccatagtggttgtaccagcttatattcccaccaacagtacatgagggttcccttttctccacaccctctccagcatttgttatttgtggacttcttaatgatggccattctgactggtgtaaggtcgtacctcacagtagttttgatttgcattttttctaataatcagtgatgttgagcatctttttcctGTGcatgctggccatctgtatatcttccttggagaaatgtctatccaggtctttggcccattttccattggggtgttggcttttttgttgtataagttgtttgaatattttagagattaagcccttatcagttgcatttttttgaaactattttcttccattctgtaagttgtctttttctatggtttcctttgctgtgcaaaagcttgtcactttgattacgtcccattggtttatttttgcttttatttctgttgctttgggagactgacctgagaaaacatttgtaaggttgatgtcactGTCTCCCTGTCTTTACCACTTCTCTCTACATATCCTCCTCACTTGTCCACATATCTTATTATCTCATAGCTGACAAAAGAGGTGGAAGTATTATCTTTCTCACTTATATATTAGAAACTCATGTGGGGGAAGGGTTAAAAGAAAGGGAACTTCCTTGAGACCAAGAAGATTACTTGTGCAGAAGCCGGAGTAAAAATCACCATGAAAAAAAGTCTAAGGATTGTTTAAAGGTACACAGTTTCAGATATTTTCAAAATGCCACTAAAGTATGAGATGTAAAGTGTTAAAAGGTAATACTCAAAGGCAACCAGGATCCAGTATGGAATAATTTTATCACCATTCAAAGGGtaaaaatgtgggtttttttaagcAATAAGCAAAGAAAGAATATACCTCTTTTTGTACTGTGAAAGAAT
This region includes:
- the LOC125111458 gene encoding LOW QUALITY PROTEIN: olfactory receptor 51F1-like (The sequence of the model RefSeq protein was modified relative to this genomic sequence to represent the inferred CDS: inserted 2 bases in 1 codon), encoding MELEDEDGQSKSTAEAESTNAWRLDGPDGYGRQNSKRAPNVPASYTLVHFKHTTSSSITFLLTGVPGLEAFHTRISTAFCFLYVTALSGNSLILFVIVTQSGLHTPVYYFLSMLSTTDPVLSVSTLVTTMGIFWFNAREIAFNACLSQMFFIQLCTAMESLVLLAMAFDRFVAISNPLRYAFILTDLKMAQIGGAIITRGMLVLTPMVVQPCXLHHSYCLHPDVMKLSCTDTTVNNAAGLTALISTVGVDSVLMPFSYILIIKTILSIASPEERKKAFGTCISHIGAVAIFYIPLISLSFVHRFGKRAPAYAHTLIANTYLLIPPVMNPIIYSVKTKQIRRAVIKILHPGAAKN